In the genome of Mycoplasmopsis pulmonis, one region contains:
- the rplS gene encoding 50S ribosomal protein L19 — MKNKLLQLVEQNQIRKDLPNFNTGDNVKVHLRIKEENKERIQIFEGLVIAKDGPGKGLSQSFKVRKISSGIGVEKDFPLNSPIISAIEVIRRNKVRRKKLYYIRNKSGKSARLKEKK, encoded by the coding sequence GTTGAACAAAATCAAATTAGAAAAGATTTACCTAATTTCAACACAGGTGATAATGTAAAAGTTCACCTAAGAATTAAAGAGGAAAACAAAGAAAGAATTCAAATTTTTGAAGGTCTAGTAATTGCAAAAGATGGTCCAGGTAAGGGACTAAGTCAATCTTTTAAAGTAAGAAAAATTTCTTCTGGAATTGGAGTTGAAAAAGACTTTCCACTAAATAGCCCTATTATTTCAGCTATTGAGGTTATCAGAAGAAATAAAGTAAGAAGAAAAAAACTTTACTACATTAGAAACAAAAGTGGTAAAAGTGCAAGACTTAAAGAAAAAAAATAA